The nucleotide window GGCGGAATGCAAGTAAGAAGGAGAAGGTTCGAAAAGCATTGGAATCAGATGAGGCAATTAGAGAGGTCGAAAGGATTAAGAATGACcgaaaacaacaaaaggaaaaaacCCTTGAAGAGCATCAACGTCatgaaaaggaattagAGACCCAAAGAGAGAAGTTTATAGAGTTAAAAGTCAAAGAACACGTTGACGCTGAAATCAATCATAAGcttaaagaagaacaagaacgATGGAAAAAAcaagaggaggaggaagaagaagcaaagaaaaagaaaatggagGCTTTAAGAATACAAAATAGTAAGACAGCCCATAACATCAATACGAAGTCAAGGACGAGAATTAGAAGGTCACCACCCACATCTACAATTGAAAGACCTAAAACTGTTACAAGAAAAAGTTTGGATATACCTAGAACAGCTATAAAGAACCCAGTGACAAAACGGGATACCAAACGTAGAAAATCATTTGATGCCAAGGCAATAATGGAGGTTGCAGATACCAGTACACACCCGATTCATAGGTCTGAAGTCAGTAAAGCAGCACTAATTGCCTGGAACCAGTCGCAAAGGAAAAACTCACCCTCTTCTGATATTTCTGGATATAATACTCTAACAAGGAATGTACCGTCTCAACTTCCAAAGAAAAGGTATGAATACAACAGGCCGACTATCACTTCCTCACGAGCGAGATTGCAACATCTTACTGTAACCACATCATCGTCTAACACCAATAAACCAGAGGAGAGGGTCGCTCGAAGTAAGACAACACATGAGAATACcaataagaagaaaacgACAAAAGCCACAACTTCTTTGCCATCAACTCCTGTGGTTGCTAAAAAATCGTTTCCAGTAAATGATCAGACGCTAAATGATGGAGCCATTGATATTTCTCCTGAAGAAAGAGTGAAACACGTCCTTGAAACTCTTCAAGGAGTTGACAAAGCAGCTTGCGAACAAATTGTAAATGATATCCTAGTACTAGACGAGAAAGTTTACTGGGATGATATTGCTGGGTTGAATAGTGCGAAAAATTCGTTGAAAGAAACTGTGGTGTATCCATTTCTGAGGCCTGATTTGTTTAAAGGGTTAAGAGAACCTGTTAGAGGTATACTTCTATTTGGACCACCTGGTACAGGGAAGACATTGATTGCTAAAGCTGTTGCGACGGAATCAAACTCAACGTTTTTTAGCATTAGTGCTTCTTCGCTATTATCTAAATATCTTGGTGAATCAGAAAAATTGGTTAAGgctttattttatttgtcTAAAAGGTTAGCTCCCtccattattttcataGATGAGATAGATTCACTCTTAACTGCCAGatcagaaaatgaaaatgagtcttcaagaagaatcaaGACTGAAGTTCTGATACAATGGTCATCTTTGTCAAGTGCTAcaacaaaggaaaatataAACAATGATAATAGAGTTTTATTATTAGCCGCTACTAACCTACCTTGGGCTATCGATGACGCTGCCAGAAGGAGATTTTCTAGAAGAATATACATTCCTTTACCAGAATACGAAACGAGACTTGAGCATCTGAAGAAGCTAATGGCTAGACAAAAGAATACACTCACGCAGactgattttgaaactatCTCTAAAGAAACAGCTGGGTTTTCCGGTTCGGATATAACAAGTTTGGCAAAAGAAGCAGCCATGGAACCCATAAGAGAACTTGGAGATAAGTTAATGGATATAGATTTTGAGAAAATTAGAGGTATATCCAGAAGTGACTTTGAAAATGCAATGCTTACTTGTAAGAAAAGTGTATCCAATGACTCTTTGAAGCCTTACCAACAATGGGCAGCTCAATTTGGTAGTAATGGTTCGTAAGTTGTATATCTAGAATATGTAAGTTATTGATAGAAATGCAActttatctttatttttgagCGGTAAGTCAAGATACGTACGTATGTAGTTTTTGCCAAGAATGGATTATATTAGATAATAGAGTCTATTTAAGTTTTTCAGCTCATCTATtgttttcctcttttgAGCGCAGATCTGACGCGGAGCGATGCAAGGCAAATCCGTTAACTCAGTTTATGTATTAAGCACTCTCATTGGAGGCCCTCAAAAGAGTAATTTAATTGCAAGATACAAATACGATATATACACTCCCGAGCCAAGATTGAATACTGAAACTACTTCAATATGCCGAACAATCTTTATTTATCGTCATTGGTCGATGGAAACTATAACAGAACATGGCTCGAACTTTTTTTGCAGAGGAAGGGCCAACTTTTGCGTAAAATAACATATACAGCACTACTCGGGTTGTCACTCTATGTCATTTCGCCAACTGTAGTTAATTATTTACTGTCTGTGTTAGGTTTGGAAAAGGGATCGAAAGGTCCAAAGAGACTGGATAAATTTACAACTGGTTTGGTAAATCCAGGGAATGATTGCTTTATCAATTCATCCATTCAAGCTCTAGTACCATTAGACAAACTAACAACATATTTGAGCGCCActttagaagatgaaaagaCAGCGTCAACTCTACCATTACATAATGGATTAGCCACAATGTTGCTTGaattacaacaattacGGTCAGATCCTAAAAGTGTCTCGTCGAAACGGTTTATTCAGCAACTGGAAACCATATTTGGTGGGAAAATTTCCCGTCAGCAAAACGATGCTCATGAGTTTACACAATTAATTCTAGAGAGATTGAATGAGGAAAATTTGACACTTGACCATGCTGACTTAACGGTTCCATTTAAGGGGATTGTTGGTAATCATTTAGTTTGTTTACAATGTGGTCGCACTTCCCATGTTAATGAGCAGCCTTTCTACATATATGAATTGACATTACCTCAACAAGGATCAGTCAAACTTTCCGATTTGGTGAATGGGGAACAAATGGAAACAATTGAGAATTATTCCTGTATGTATTGTAAAACAGTAGCCATGTTAACGAATGAAAGAGAGGAAAAGTCTAATGTTTCACGCACCGATGCAGAACTTAATATCTTGAAGTTCTTGAAGGGAAAATTGTCAACcttattaataaatgaagaattgcCTGAACACATAACTCATTATATTAATTCCTACAACAAGGGTTACTGCAATACAAGTGAAATTAAGTCGGTTATTGTTAGGAAGTCCACATTTGCTGAATTTcctgaaatttttttaattcatttatcAAGATCAGTCTTCAATGGGATGAACTATTCAAGGAATCCATGTCAAGTTgagtttgaagaagaaattttgttACCAAGacaaatattgaaggaCCACCAATGTGTAGGGTTTGAAACGGTCAAATATAAACTTAAATCAATTGTAAAGCACACAGGCTCACATTATCAAGGCCACTATCAGTGTTATAGACACAAACCAACACTTTTATTGGAGAAGGTGACAGGAAATATCATCAACGGCTCTCCAATAATAACACTTAACACTCTTCAAAGTACTGTATCAACAACCAGCTGCTCTCTGGAGAACGAAGAAcgatttcaaaatttgaaggaagataagaagaaattgaaattactCAAAAGTGTCAAGATGAATCCTTACTGGTGGATTTCAGATTCATCTGTAAAGGAATGTAAGGTCTCAAGGGTGCttgatgaaaagaaatatgtTTACATGCTTTATTATGAACGTATACATTGAAGttccaaagaaaaagttgattctttatcaaatattaattattagATATTAAAATACAATTATATATTCTCATCCATATCAAAATCCATGTCAGTTATATCTTGATCCATGTCAACATCAGTGTCGACGTCATAATCTATTGAATTACATGAATCTAGTAATTTGTTGTTCCAATTCCACCAAACCcaatatattaatttctCCTGATCATACCATTTCACTAATTGCATGGATTCCATTTTTGccatttcaataaatttagtAAATAGTATGCTACTAGAATTGTCAACATCattgtcatcatcattatcatctttattGTGACGAATTTGTCGTTTCAGAGATTTCCAGGGTTTAAACTTTACTGCATTTGGTAGAACTGTCAAATTTGTCAGTTCTTTGGTACCACTTGTGGATGGGTCATTATAACCATCGTAAGTCAGCGGATGGTCATCAAGTGACAATTTGCCTAGATCTTCTATCAGTTTTTGCCGCTTATAATGGCTAAGATCCAAATTTGCATTCTGACTTTCATTACTTCGAcatctcttcaatttgaaaaaactCATTATAGGGTGATGGTAGATGGAGTAGGTTCTGCTTCAATCAAACATACAGGGCATGCGGCGAACGTTTTGTGCGTTCTTTTGTTCTCTGCTGAGTTTTTGTCTTGTTGTTACCATTTGTGGAGTGATCGATCCGTAAGATGAATTTATTACTATTCTTTATATACGGGATGTCATCAGCTAGGCGCAAATGGGCTTCTGAGATACATGTCTCTGTTTACCGCCTCTGATACTATATGGTACATATTCTCGAAGCAAGACATATATAGACCTGTAACCAGCTCTAATAGTTATCAAGAGAGGAAGGGTCCATTGTTGTTTGAACGAGGCTCATCTCTGTTCTTTCTATCTTTAGCAGAGTGAAGGCTTCCTATACGCGTCGccaaaattttataatataatttgATCTGAATAGAGCTGACctgaatatatatattgatATTTAGAACCTGTCGACGGGAACCTAACCAAAGGAAATCACTGGTACCAGAAACACACTACGATGAGACAACTCTATACTCCTCCTATTTCGAATCCGAAATTTGATACGTCTCAATCAATAAAGGAATCGTAtaaatcatcatcctcattgTCCTCCCTTTCATCCTCTTTGAAACGTGAAATACACATCGATGAGACGGAAACAACTGGCGAAGAAGATGTGGAAGACAGCAGCTCTAAGGAGAGTCAAAATTCTTCCTCTCAAGTCTCCACTCCagataaatttgaaaaacttcTCAATAGAAAAGATGGGACCACTGTGTTAACTCAGGAAGAAATAACGAACGAGGTCACTAATATCACTGAATTACCCTTGGAATTGTCTAGattaatttccttttttatcgatgatttgaaacaaCCAAAATACGTGAAACCATTATCCATCATTCAGCTGGCCTCTGTTTTCCAATCATTCTATatcaaatttgataaatcaTCATTCCAATACTTAACAAccattaataatagcaACAATAATTCTGCCAATAATGTTAATATGAACACATTTTTTAGTGCAAAGGAGACCTTAAGTTCAGGGTTAAGTGGGATATTTTCTAGAAGTAGAAGTAACAGTGGAAATTCAGTGACCATAGCATCAAGACGACCAAGAAGatcgtcatcattatttagTACTGATTcagtttccaatttgaatccCAGTTTTAATCATCAATTACTATCAGAGGAAGAGATCAATAGGCAATTAAAGATTAAcgaattgaataatttaaaaattgaaaaatttatgaTTTTATGTGAGAGAGATATCTTCAAGAAGATACTACAGGTGGGTACTTCAGTTCCATCTCCCATAAAgaataacaacaatgataatgataaaccTATAATTAACAGCATTAATGGACAAATTTTTAAAGTGTCTaaccttttcaaaaattcccctgaattcattgaatatgataagaaattaaatgaaaaaattaattttttaaatgatCTATCTACTGGTGGTAGAATAAACCTTATTGAGTTTTTagatattaatgaagataCGATCAACGagaataaagatgaatcGAATACCATTGAAAAACTTTTCGATCAATTTTTACTTTACTCTATCTCCccctttgaaaaaattgatattcttttgaagattcaTAAATCTATGGCATTTTACTCTAAGGAAATGtctaatgatgaatttttaTCCTTGTTAATATTTTacatcattaaattttcgTTAAAGAGAACGTTTCTAAATGCTGAATTTGTTAAACTTTTCAGATACAAAAAGAAACTTGTcgaaaatgaattatttgttcTCACTAATGTGGAAGCTGCGTTGATGTT belongs to Naumovozyma castellii chromosome 3, complete genome and includes:
- the YTA6 gene encoding putative AAA family ATPase YTA6 (ancestral locus Anc_8.542), whose protein sequence is MAHDKFVIPRNLTILQSLELLYSISKNQYQNLLVNIETDKYYNDPLILHKVYKALDTLSVYIDNGLKRIVKFYGLKEGIKDLVDEYPTCKRNVEDFQILNQDIISARNATFSRYEEIASKGERSLSPKRLPNKSGLKISNLWRNASKKEKVRKALESDEAIREVERIKNDRKQQKEKTLEEHQRHEKELETQREKFIELKVKEHVDAEINHKLKEEQERWKKQEEEEEEAKKKKMEALRIQNSKTAHNINTKSRTRIRRSPPTSTIERPKTVTRKSLDIPRTAIKNPVTKRDTKRRKSFDAKAIMEVADTSTHPIHRSEVSKAALIAWNQSQRKNSPSSDISGYNTLTRNVPSQLPKKRYEYNRPTITSSRARLQHLTVTTSSSNTNKPEERVARSKTTHENTNKKKTTKATTSLPSTPVVAKKSFPVNDQTLNDGAIDISPEERVKHVLETLQGVDKAACEQIVNDILVLDEKVYWDDIAGLNSAKNSLKETVVYPFLRPDLFKGLREPVRGILLFGPPGTGKTLIAKAVATESNSTFFSISASSLLSKYLGESEKLVKALFYLSKRLAPSIIFIDEIDSLLTARSENENESSRRIKTEVLIQWSSLSSATTKENINNDNRVLLLAATNLPWAIDDAARRRFSRRIYIPLPEYETRLEHLKKLMARQKNTLTQTDFETISKETAGFSGSDITSLAKEAAMEPIRELGDKLMDIDFEKIRGISRSDFENAMLTCKKSVSNDSLKPYQQWAAQFGSNGS
- the UBP16 gene encoding putative ubiquitin-specific protease UBP16 (ancestral locus Anc_8.540); amino-acid sequence: MPNNLYLSSLVDGNYNRTWLELFLQRKGQLLRKITYTALLGLSLYVISPTVVNYLLSVLGLEKGSKGPKRLDKFTTGLVNPGNDCFINSSIQALVPLDKLTTYLSATLEDEKTASTLPLHNGLATMLLELQQLRSDPKSVSSKRFIQQLETIFGGKISRQQNDAHEFTQLILERLNEENLTLDHADLTVPFKGIVGNHLVCLQCGRTSHVNEQPFYIYELTLPQQGSVKLSDLVNGEQMETIENYSCMYCKTVAMLTNEREEKSNVSRTDAELNILKFLKGKLSTLLINEELPEHITHYINSYNKGYCNTSEIKSVIVRKSTFAEFPEIFLIHLSRSVFNGMNYSRNPCQVEFEEEILLPRQILKDHQCVGFETVKYKLKSIVKHTGSHYQGHYQCYRHKPTLLLEKVTGNIINGSPIITLNTLQSTVSTTSCSLENEERFQNLKEDKKKLKLLKSVKMNPYWWISDSSVKECKVSRVLDEKKYVYMLYYERIH
- the NCAS0C02120 gene encoding uncharacterized protein (ancestral locus Anc_8.538), with product MSFFKLKRCRSNESQNANLDLSHYKRQKLIEDLGKLSLDDHPLTYDGYNDPSTSGTKELTNLTVLPNAVKFKPWKSLKRQIRHNKDDNDDDNDVDNSSSILFTKFIEMAKMESMQLVKWYDQEKLIYWVWWNWNNKLLDSCNSIDYDVDTDVDMDQDITDMDFDMDENI
- the MUK1 gene encoding guanine nucleotide exchange factor MUK1 (ancestral locus Anc_8.537) — protein: MRQLYTPPISNPKFDTSQSIKESYKSSSSLSSLSSSLKREIHIDETETTGEEDVEDSSSKESQNSSSQVSTPDKFEKLLNRKDGTTVLTQEEITNEVTNITELPLELSRLISFFIDDLKQPKYVKPLSIIQLASVFQSFYIKFDKSSFQYLTTINNSNNNSANNVNMNTFFSAKETLSSGLSGIFSRSRSNSGNSVTIASRRPRRSSSLFSTDSVSNLNPSFNHQLLSEEEINRQLKINELNNLKIEKFMILCERDIFKKILQVGTSVPSPIKNNNNDNDKPIINSINGQIFKVSNLFKNSPEFIEYDKKLNEKINFLNDLSTGGRINLIEFLDINEDTINENKDESNTIEKLFDQFLLYSISPFEKIDILLKIHKSMAFYSKEMSNDEFLSLLIFYIIKFSLKRTFLNAEFVKLFRYKKKLVENELFVLTNVEAALMFVEGLTFNDFSDKLINKLKPEERKLLECPISEKITLPKIPSDCDKTINDGTYMATTLGSPRSEVLRSNSYDRFRTIIDSSLKNVIGKIKYYTPPVPIVVDEVDEDGETTLEPDPLLNNENMEGLKEVKSITVSHSTTSLHSKISSSSELPTIPDVPDIPDDWKAYKDMNFDDLKMSDLKKIFDIYQRLID